Part of the Henckelia pumila isolate YLH828 chromosome 2, ASM3356847v2, whole genome shotgun sequence genome is shown below.
TTTCAGCCATGGTGGCCAGGAGATAAGAGAAAATCAACGAGTCCTGTCGCTGAAAGAGGACATATGCAGGGTTGAGAGACCCTGGGCGGCCATTTTCTGATGGCAAGAGCTCAGATGGGCAGATCGCTTTGCCGTAGATGAAATCTTCAAGCCCGAGTCCACGAATTCCAGCTTCAAGTTGTTGCTTCCACATAAGATAATTTCCATCGTCCAAGCGTACAGTAGCTAGCTGGTTTGCCGGATTGATGAGATTTGAAAGAGAAGTAGGGATCGGCGGTGGTGGGTTAGGCGAAGTGAAAGAAATAGAGGAATCCATAGAAGCTGTAAGCTAATGGCTTCTGATACCAAGTTAAGATAAAggtgagaaaaaaatattatattattgaatgaatttacATCATTGTTTACTGTACAATATATAGACCCAAAGAATCCAATCGAGAACCATCTAATGACATCAGCTACTAACAAACTAGTAACCATAATTTCTACAGTAAGCTATttacaaaacaatacaattAGTATTAATATTCTAATACTTTAACATGCATAAGCATGGTCATTACCATGGATGTTAGCACGAGTCAGAGGCTTTGTTCCCGTACTTGATCTCCATGAATCGTAGCTGACCTCATACTCACTTTGTGGGTCAAACAGACAGTTGACATTTTATGAAACTAGGGATGGACTCGACCAGGGGATGTTGCAAGGTTCTGTGGTCGCTCTTCCCATGCATTAAACTGTTTTAAGTTAAACAGCATCGAATTGGATAACTTTCATAGGATGAACCTGGTTTTCGGATAGCTGCATAAATAGGAAATGGAACGTAAGCATAGTCACCTTCACAGACTCATCGTCGTGGATCTATACTCGAAATATGGACGAGCAAAGAGTCAACTTTCATCTTCACTCAATATTTCAACCACTCTTTTCCCTAGCTCTTTGAAACGTGGCCAAACATTATGTGCAATCTTCTttatgttaataaaatatttacgtTCTCATTCAGCCTAcacataagaaaaaaaaaatcattgatgCGCATAAATAGGAATAAGAAATTCCAAATAAACACTTACATGGCAGTTTATTCTGCAAAAGGCCATGATATAAATCGTACTTATCAACAACCTTGATTGGTTGGTTTGTTACTTTGTTATTGTTATATGCGTCTGTTTATATCACAACATATTTGACAAGtattcatgaatttttttttccaaggaAATATACAGAAACGGTGGAAGAAAATTTGGTTTTCTGAATTTAGGAGACTTGGGGTGTTTTCCTGGCCTAAGAATTCTTGATACCAAAAGTGAAGGTGGATGCTTGGAAGATGCTTCAAGTTTAGCAACACTACACAACAGTGAACTTGCCAAGGCTTTATCAGAAATAGAGATGAAGTTACATGGCTTCAAGCATTTTCTCTACGATTTCAACCAGGATTTAGCCCGAAAAGTTGATCAACCTTCAAAATATGGTATTCATTTCTTAAAACAATGTCACTTGTGTCTAAGACAGACAAATTAAGCTCATATGTAACTCAACAAAAGTAACCCTGTATTTCCAGGTCTCAAAGAAAGTAAAAAGGCATGCTGTGGAACGGGAAGTCTTAATGGAATATTCAGCTGTGGGGGGAAAAGACTGGTAAAGGAATTTGAGCTGTGCAAAAATCCAGATGAGTTCATCTTTTGGGATTCTTATCATCTCACAGAGAACGTGTACAAACAAATGGCAGATCGCATGTGGGGAGAAGACCAAACAGGAACAAATACCCTAAAAAGTTTTTTTCAATCATTCTAAAATCTTTATTCATTTTAATAAATATTCTCGAGCATTGCTATTTAATATGTAATAGTCCTTGAACAACTCATTCGGACAGAAGTTGGTTTCCATCAGGGGAGACCCTGGGGTGGTCAAGGCGGTGTCGCCACACAAGAATCCCCCACCGGAGAAGGcccccaattttttttaaagtaatttatttcttttttttttaattggggGAATATTGGTATATTTCTAGTTGGGGGTAAATATAAGTATTCCTAAACTTTAATTCACTGAACTTGAGAAGATTTATATCACAAACTGAAAATCATACAACATATTCTACCAAAAAGATACAAAACAGCAAGTGacatactaatttttttttggcaaaGAAATAATTGTTTCCCGAATTCATTCATTGCACACAGGAAATTATTAACTATTCCGGTGACTGTTGCCTTTGCAGAAGAAAGATCTTCCAAGTTGAAGTTGAAATCTTGTTTGAGATCAACCATGACACAAACAAGATTAAATGCATTGGCTATGATTTTGAATGAGTGAGTTTctagaaaaatattaattatgaaagattgattGATGACTTcacagattaaaaaaaatgcaagattGGTTTTTCAGAGTTCATACTTAATTCTAATAGGTCTTTTCCCTTTTCTATGATGTAATGGTACTAATTATTAGCAACGTGgaacataatgtttttcattatTATATATCTCAGTTTTATATGTTGAGCTAATGAAATTATCTTTATGACatcgattttattattatttttacatgACTATGTAGGGCGGCTCAAAATTGTTTTCGCACCTGACCCTTCAAAGTCTGGGATTGGCCCTAGTTTTCAAAATACCTGTTATATAAAATTCCTCGATCTTTTTCCTTAAGCGTATTCACCACATAATGGTTTTTTGTTGTGTATGTCTGTCTTTTATTTTGCTTTTGTATGAGTGATTATAAATGAAGAGTTAGAGCAGAGACAAGACAAAGCAATTGCTTGGTCGGGTGATCTTATAACCCAAACCATGGAATATACGGCTAAAATTCTTATCAAGTTCTCTCTGAATTATGAATTCAATAGTTACCCTTTacattttgaaatatttgtgaCAAATATAATAGGAAAAATATAAAAAGCTAAGTAAGACAATCCAAGCAGAAAAACTCAGGAAGTTGCGATGAATTCATAATCACTGCCTAAGAGAGCGATTCTCAAATATCGCAAGCTAAATACCATTAGGCGAGCGGAAGTTTATATCTCTGATGCATTAACTTGAAGTTCAGTTTATCCAAGAACATATGCTTCAACGTCTCATAGATGTAATAGTACAAAAGAGATACATTTTGATctacaaatttatttttaccaatatatacatatatatataacaaaagaGAGAGCTGAGTGCACCTTCAATGAAAGGCATgtagttgactcagaagaatggtGTCTCCACTCTCTGTTAAGCTTCTGAGATGACAGCTGAGCGGCAGTATGATGACGACGACAACCATTTCATTGTGATGACATGAAGCTTGATGTTAGCAGGACCAAACTCACTATGCAACTTAAATTCGACAGCATTCAAAGAGTAACTTGacataataaactaaaaaaCAAAACCTTTAGAAGATCAAAAGCTTATTCCATCGTAAGAGATCAAGAAGTTAGAATGAGTAATATTGAAAGATTGATTATTAAGAGCTTGATCAAGAAACATTTTACCAGGGAATGCAGCATTCTAAAAAGACATCACACTTGAAGAATCAGGAGCAGATCAAAGATAACAAAATGAAAGACAAACTTCAAGGTCCACTTCTGACCATCCACTTTCTCAGTTTAACAAGCTCCAAGTTATGTAAGTGGTGACTCACATATACAGAGAAAAACAATCAGACTACGTAGTTAATCGTCCAGAGGTTTTAGGTACATAGACATTAATAAAGCATTGATCACACAGTTTAGTCAAAGGCCCAAAGAGAGGATGGAAGGGAAAACTTACAGGACACAGTTATACAATTTGGAATCCAAAAACTTGAGTAAAAATGCTTCATCTATAACTTTATATCAAAACATCAGCTGAGAGTACAAACACTATCAATATGAGATGATATATGTGTTCAAATACCTCATAAGTCAGTACCTTTCACCAATAATCATTACAAGAACATAATCCATCTTTAAAATGGTGAAACCTCTTACTATCTCGTGCAATAATTTCCCTACCAACTATACTTGAGATAATTTTAAATGCATTGTGGCAATCACCACAAACACGAAGATTCTTAATAATTCGCAGAGGGGATCGTGCTGGAGTGGTTAAGAAACCTTGTGCAGCAGCAAGTCTCTCGCTATGAGCCATGAGAGCTTCCTCCTTAGCTTCTATGTCAACATCATGGAGCACAAATTTAGTCTCTGGAACATAACCCACCTCTTTCATTTGCTGTTTCAGTCCCCTTAGCACTGCGTAGATCCTTTCATGATCAGGGTGAGATCTGTCACCTGCTCTATATTCGTGGACTCTACTCCGAACCTCTAGAAGATTTTGGCCACTTAACTTCTTTCTCTCTTTCTCTTTTGCAAGGTCAGCAGCATTTATTGGTATGAGGCCCTCTCTTGATTGCTCATTAAGGCGGGATGGATCCAAAAGTTGCACAATATCAGCACATCGTTCTCCAAGCTCCAGATTTCCATGCATTCTACAGAAATTCATCAAGGTTTCCCAAATTTCTACTCCGGGTTCAACAGGCATTTTTTCCATGAATTCCAAGGCTTCATCCAGGAATCCTGCTCTTCCAAGCATGTCCACTACGCCAACATAATGCTCAATTGACGGAAATATTCCATAATCCTTGCTCATGGATTCAAAATGCAGCATTCCTTCTACAATGTCACCTAGGACACCACACGCAGAAAAGACACCCAAAAACATCTGGCCATCAGGTTTCAGCCCAGATTTTTTGAATTGCTCAAACAAATAGATGGAATCTTCTCCGTTATCATTTTTAGCAAGCCAGTATATCAAAATGTCCCAAGATGTCAGATTACGTCTAGGCATTTTATCGAAGACCTCAAATGCGTCGACCATGGAACCACATTTAGAGTACATCTCAAGAATATTATTGTATATTCTAATTTCAGGATGCGGCGTTGACTTCAGAAGATGCTCATGAACAGATTTGGCCTCTTCCAAAGCCTTATTCTCACCGCAGAGCTGCATTACAGCCAGGTATCTAGGCAGATCAACTGAGATACCCTGCTGTTCTAGCTGTCCCAAAAGTTCCACTGCTTCCTTCAGTTTTCCTTCCTTGCACAACTCATCTATATCCTCAGTTTTCCTTACGGGCAGACTCTCTTCAACAATTCCAAGAGACCCCTCATTCGGATTATTTGCTACTTGAGAATCAACTATTCCGCCAACTTGATACTCCCTCCAATTCTGTTTATAGTTTCCAGCATTGGAGTAATAATCCCCACCCCCAGTCTTCTGATAATTTCCAAAGTGATTGCCACTGTAATTCTGCTGAGATATCGATGTTTGGTATCGCCCTGAGAAACCACTCTCTAAAGCCTCATGTCCGCGTACTCCACCGGGTTTTTGCATTCCCACATCAAACCCACCCGAAATTACCTCGTTCCTCGAATTCTCGTAGCGGTCGTTCTGGTACTGCCCATAAACACCAGTTGAGGTTTGGCCATAATTAACTCCATCAAAACCTCCAGCATTCCAATCATTACGAAAGCCATTTTGAGGGGCGTAAGAAGGTTGAAAATCACCAAACTGGCCAATTGGGTTGTCCCCTTGAAACCCATTAGGGCTTCTATTTCGCTCAACCCCACCAAAATTCGGGTCGTAAAAATCTGTTCTTTCAGAAGCTGTGGATAGATTTCTCACCAGATAAAGGGATTCCGTGAAAGAACTAAGCTTTTTGAGAGCACTGAGGTGAAATAGACGGGTGAGAGAGTTGAGGGTGGCGAGTGAAGGTCTTCTAGTGTACATTTCGGCGTCGTCTCGTCTCGTTCACTCAG
Proteins encoded:
- the LOC140883114 gene encoding pentatricopeptide repeat-containing protein At4g32450, mitochondrial-like, translated to MYTRRPSLATLNSLTRLFHLSALKKLSSFTESLYLVRNLSTASERTDFYDPNFGGVERNRSPNGFQGDNPIGQFGDFQPSYAPQNGFRNDWNAGGFDGVNYGQTSTGVYGQYQNDRYENSRNEVISGGFDVGMQKPGGVRGHEALESGFSGRYQTSISQQNYSGNHFGNYQKTGGGDYYSNAGNYKQNWREYQVGGIVDSQVANNPNEGSLGIVEESLPVRKTEDIDELCKEGKLKEAVELLGQLEQQGISVDLPRYLAVMQLCGENKALEEAKSVHEHLLKSTPHPEIRIYNNILEMYSKCGSMVDAFEVFDKMPRRNLTSWDILIYWLAKNDNGEDSIYLFEQFKKSGLKPDGQMFLGVFSACGVLGDIVEGMLHFESMSKDYGIFPSIEHYVGVVDMLGRAGFLDEALEFMEKMPVEPGVEIWETLMNFCRMHGNLELGERCADIVQLLDPSRLNEQSREGLIPINAADLAKEKERKKLSGQNLLEVRSRVHEYRAGDRSHPDHERIYAVLRGLKQQMKEVGYVPETKFVLHDVDIEAKEEALMAHSERLAAAQGFLTTPARSPLRIIKNLRVCGDCHNAFKIISSIVGREIIARDSKRFHHFKDGLCSCNDYW